One region of Thermodesulfobacteriota bacterium genomic DNA includes:
- the ltrA gene encoding group II intron reverse transcriptase/maturase codes for MEGSGASGLMERAVSRPNMVAAFKRVKENKGSPGIDGMTVEDLPVWLQENWEGIREQLLSGTYRPQAIRRQTIPKTGGGERELGIPTVLDRLIQQALLQVLQPIFDPTFSDHSYGFRPGRSAHQAVRRAQQYVQEGRRWVVDVDLARFFDRVNHDILMERLSRRTGDKRVLRLIRRYLEAGVMVNGVVMERQEGTPQGGPLSPLLANVLLDEVDKELERRGHRFVRYADDGNVYVKSRRAGERVMALLRRLYSRLHLQVNESKSAVARVWDRKFLGFSFWTAPAKKVRLRVAKKALEEMKERVRRLTRRSAGRSINQVVGELRSYLVGWKNYFRLADTPKVFLELDEWIRHRLRAIQLKQWKRGRTTYRELVSRGLSPDRAAQVAANTRRWWKNSAMALHIALPNRLFDELGLPRLGA; via the coding sequence ATGGAAGGCTCAGGAGCGAGCGGTCTGATGGAACGGGCGGTCAGCCGCCCGAACATGGTGGCCGCGTTCAAGCGGGTGAAGGAGAACAAGGGCAGCCCCGGCATCGACGGGATGACCGTGGAGGATCTGCCCGTCTGGTTGCAGGAGAACTGGGAAGGAATCCGGGAGCAGCTGCTCTCGGGGACCTACCGGCCTCAAGCAATCCGGCGGCAGACGATCCCCAAGACGGGAGGAGGCGAGCGCGAGCTCGGCATCCCGACCGTCCTGGACCGGCTCATCCAGCAAGCCCTGCTTCAAGTCCTCCAGCCGATCTTCGACCCGACCTTCTCCGACCACAGCTACGGATTCCGGCCTGGACGCAGCGCCCACCAGGCAGTACGGCGGGCGCAGCAGTACGTCCAGGAAGGCCGGCGCTGGGTGGTGGACGTCGACTTGGCTCGGTTCTTCGATCGAGTCAATCACGACATCCTGATGGAGAGGCTGTCGAGACGGACCGGGGACAAGAGGGTGCTGCGGTTGATCCGCCGCTACCTCGAAGCAGGGGTGATGGTGAACGGGGTGGTCATGGAGCGGCAAGAGGGGACTCCGCAGGGAGGGCCACTCTCACCGCTTCTGGCCAACGTGCTCCTCGATGAGGTCGACAAGGAGCTGGAGAGGCGGGGTCACCGCTTTGTCCGCTACGCCGACGATGGCAACGTCTACGTCAAGTCCCGGCGTGCGGGCGAGCGGGTCATGGCGCTGCTTCGACGCCTGTATTCCAGGCTCCATCTCCAGGTCAACGAGTCGAAGAGCGCGGTCGCGCGGGTGTGGGACCGGAAGTTCCTGGGGTTTTCCTTTTGGACGGCCCCGGCGAAGAAGGTCCGATTGCGCGTCGCGAAGAAGGCCCTCGAAGAGATGAAGGAGCGCGTGCGACGGCTGACCCGCCGCAGCGCGGGGCGGAGCATCAACCAGGTCGTGGGGGAGCTGCGGTCGTATCTGGTGGGGTGGAAGAACTACTTCCGGCTCGCCGACACCCCGAAGGTCTTCCTAGAGCTGGACGAGTGGATCCGTCACCGTCTCCGAGCGATCCAACTTAAGCAGTGGAAACGGGGCCGGACGACCTACCGGGAACTGGTTTCTCGGGGGCTCTCTCCGGACCGGGCCGCCCAGGTGGCGGCCAACACTCGCAGATGGTGGAAGAACTCGGCGATGGCCCTCCACATCGCTCTCCCGAACCGTCTGTTCGACGAGCTGGGGCTTCCTCGGCTCGGCGCGTG